GACCATTGTGGACGGCCATGCGGTGGCTTGTGGCGACGTGCTCGGTCTGGGTCATGATCAGTTGGTGGTCGGCTGGCGCGCCATGAACCGGCCCGGGGTGAAGGTTGGCATCCGCCTCTACTCCCCGCTCGACAACGCCGGTGCTGCTTGGAGAACGAGTGTGATCGACGACAATACCATGGCTTGCGAGGATCTCATGCTGGGGGACCTCAACGGCGATGGAAAGTTGGACGTGGTCGCGGCCGGCCGCGCCACCAAGAACGTCCGGATCTATTGGAATCGGGGAGGAAAATAGCCGCCCCGGAGGTGGCGCGGGAATTCTCCGGATTGCTTGCTCATGCCAAAGCTCGCTGCTTTTCCTAAAGCATTCCTGGATCCGTTGGTCGTGGACCGGTCCATGACGGTCCGGCAGTGGATCGAGATGGCGGCCACCTTGCCGATTGACGGTCTTGAGTTTTACTCAGGATTTTGGGAGCTGGAGGATCGCTCATTTTGGCCGGTGGCGCGGCGCATGGCGGAAGACCGCGGGCTGTCGATTCCGATGTTGTGCTGCTCTCCGGACTTCACCCATCCGAATCCCGCGTTTCGCCGCGAGCAGGTGCGGAAGGAAATTGGCTGGATTGAAATGTGCGCCGCGTTGGGCGGATCTTTTTGCCGGGTATTGTCAGGGCAGCGGCGACCGGAGGTGTCTCGTGAGGATGGGTTGCGTTACGCGAGCGAAGCCATCGCGGAATGCCTCACCGCGGCGGAAGCCTGCGGAGTGACCTTGGTGTTGGAGAATCACTACAAGGACAATTACTGGCAGTTTCCCGAGTTCGCCCAGCGCATGGAGGTTTTTTGCGAGCTGGTGCATAGGGTTCGATCCCCCCGATTTGGCGTCAATTTCGACCCAAGCAACACTCTGCTCGCCGGGGAGGATCCGCTGGAGTTGCTGGAAAGTGTGCTGGACCGCGTGGTGACCATGCATGCCAGCGACCGCTATTTGGCCGAAGGCACGTTGGAGGATTTGCGCAGGGAAGAGGACAGCGTCGGTTATGCCCGGCGGTTGCGGCACGGCGAGATCGGGAAAGGCTTGAATGATTACGACGCGATTTTCAGCCGGCTGTCAGGGGCGGGATTCAACGGCTGGATCTCGATTGAGGACGGGGTGGATGGCATGGAACAACTCCAACGAAGCGCCCATTTTCTTCGCGACAAGATGGCTCGATACTGGCCAGGCCAAGGATGATTCACGCACTCGGCCCCAACCGCTCCCACGGATGGGGGGGTACAAAAAAAGCGGCGGACCTTCCGGCCCGCCGCTCTTGAGAAATCGAGGTTGGCTTAGTCGGGTTTATGGACGCTGTGGCAGGCCTTGCAATTGACCGCTTCCTTGTATTTGGCCGCGGCGCCTTCTTTGCCTTTCTGCAGGTCGGTGGCAGCCGCCAGCAGCTTGCCTGTTTTTTCCTTCCAGCTACTCATGTCGCCTTTGGGAGGCTTGGCAGCGGCCATCTCCTTGTAGCAGGCCACGAGCTTTTTCAACTCGTCCGCGGAGGCGGTTCCATCGCCGGCTTTCTTGCAGACGGGATCCACGCCTTTCGGGGCTTTGTGGAACGTCTTCATAGCTTCTTTGATGGCGTCTTCCTTCGCTGCGGAGGCGGAGGAAACGGCGAACAACATCGAAACAGCGGTGAGCACACTGGCGATGCTCAAGGCAGTGAACGCGGAAGATTTCTTCATATGGCTCGGATGGGAAATGGAACTTGGTTGAACGCGTTATCCCATACCAATGACCCGCTTCGACTTCAAGGGAGATATGAGCGTTTTTGATGGGATCTCAGCCAATACTGGCGTTCTTGGAAGCCCCTTGCGGTGGGCTGGATTGCCTTTCTCGCGTGAAGGGTTCATACTGTCGTGATGGACTGGCAGCAATGGACTTCGCTCGCGATCGTGGCCGCGGCGGCGAGCCTCTTTGCGGTCTCGGGGTGGAGGCGTTGGTGTCGCCACCGGGACCCGGCGGGAAAGCTGGGCGCGGGCGGCGCTTGTGGCTGCCTCTCGCAACCGTTGCCGGGCTCACCACCACCGCGTTGGATCGTTTCGGGCCGGAAAGGGGAATCCGCCCGGATTTCCGAGCGGAACGAAACGAGCCACCCGTAATCGGGAGATGCGGCGTGAACGCCGTGCTCCGTGCGCGTGGGAAACAAGCTGGCTAGGGTTTCGGTGGAGCCGGTGGATTGGGCTTCGGGGCGGGGGGTTGTTCCCCGGCCGTGTCTGGTTTGGCCGGGGTCGTTCCGCTGGCGGGAGCAGGCGTCACATTCGCGGGTCGTCTGGCGCCTCCTGTCAAAGCGTTCAGAACATCGAGTCCTGTTTGAATGGGATTGGGCGCGGCTGGAGGTGCGGGCGGCTGAGCCGGTGCTCGTTGGCCGGGGGGTGGTTGTTGAGCCGGGATCGGAGGCGGATTGGGAGACGCGGGGGTCGCCGGTTTGGTCAACAAGTTCCCCACCGATTGGAGCACATTGCCCGCTTTCTCACCCGCAATGGCGGGGATGTTGGCCACGGACTTCAAGAGCATGCCTGATACGGCGAGTTTGTTGATGTCGGTTTCAGGGGCTCCCAGAGTTCCTTTCACGGTGGCGAAACGCGGCAGAGCGACCCACTGATTGGTTTCGGGCGTGCCCTCGGGGAGCAGGCCGGCTTTTTGCGCGATCCCTCGGGGCAGCGAAACGTCCACGGGCAGTTGGAGGGGTGACTGGTTGAGATCATCCGCGATCGGGATGGTGCCGGTGGAGCGGGCTTGCAACATCTCGCTGCGGACGGAGGTTTCTTTGACCAGAATCCGGCCTTGTGAGAAATCGGTGTGGAAGTCGAGGGTTTGCAGTGGGGATTTCAAGAGATCGCCCAGGCGCAGTGCGATGGCGATGGGAGTCAGAATCGCCTTCAAACGCGGGCTGACGATGTGAAGATTAGCGTTGGTGACGCTGACGCCGAGCTGGCCCCCAAGGCTTTTTCGGAGATTCGTTCCCGTGGTGCCCGCTCCTTTCACCTGCGCGTTGGCGATGAGGTTGCCCTGGAATTGTCCGCGATAATTCGGAACGAACGTGTTCACGAAGGGTTCGAGCGCCAGGCTCGGTGCGCGGAGCGAAAGGTCGTAGCGATAACCGGCCACTCCCATGTCGATGTCGCCGCTGAAGGCATTGGTCGTCCGATTCATGACGAATTGGAGGGGCTTGATCGAAACCTTGCCGCCCTGGATCTCTCCCTGGCAAACCATGTTCGACAACCCAATCTCGCCCAAGAAGAGCCTGCCCAACCGGATGTTCCATTGAGCGGGCTGAAACGGAGTCTGCACTGCCGCGGGTTCCGTTGCGGGAGCGGTGGCGGCGGGCTTGGCCGGGCTTGGCGGAGCGGTGGAGCTTGGCGCCCCGGCAAGAGCCTCGTACCAAGGGGTCAAATCGACGGCGGAAGAGGCAATGTCGAGATTGGCCTTCAGCCGGTTGGTATCACTTGGATCCAGTTTGCCGCGCACCTCGATCTCGTTCTTCGGGACCCGCGCCGTCGAACCCAGATTGAGGATCAACGTGTTGATTTCGTGGACGACGCCTTTGGAAGAGGCGTCGAAGACGAGGACCGGCGCCAGAGCCTTGGAGTTCCTGGCGTCTCCGCAGGGATGGACGACGACATTCGTGGCGGAAACCCGGCCTTTGTAGCTGGACGCGCTCTTGGGGTTGATTTCCGCGTGAGCTTCGCCTTCCAGTTCGGCGGTGACCAAGTTGGACCCAAAAGCGGTTCCTTGAATGAACGGACGGAGAAACTCCTGAGACACTCGAGAGAATGCGGTCTTGGCGCTGCCCTCGCCCGTTTTCAAATCGAACTGGCCTTTCACGCCGAACGTGGCGGGAATCTTGGACGAGGGTGTGCCAAGCTGGGCTTGCAGTTGGTTCACCTTGAGAATGTCTCCTTCCATCACCGCATCCAGAATGGCGGTCTTGGACCAGCCCTCCACTTTCAAGTCCTTGAACCGGGCATGGAGCCGCTCGGCCGTGCCGTCCACTCTGATCGAACGCCGCGGCGCGGCTTGGTTGGTGACCGCGGATTGTTCGGCGTGGAGTTTGAATCGGGTGGTGCCGTCCCGAACATCGAAGCCATCCACAGGAATCCAGGGAGTGAGTCGCGCGAGGGAACCCTCGACGTCCGCGTCCAGCGCTGCCGCTTGCGTCGCGGTGTCGAACCTGGCTTTTCCCGACACCGACAAAGCGGGAAGATTTGCCGACGCGAATTGCAGGCCGAGATTGGTGGCGGCGATGGCCTTGAAGTCGTTCACGGTTCCGGATGCCGTGACGGTGAAGGACGCCGGCGGCGCCGGGCGTCCGGGAACCAGCGAAACGAGTTCGGTCCCTCGAAGCTGAGCTTGAAACGCAATGTCCTTGCCGGCCTGCCGGCTGCGCACGGTCACATCCGCGGAAAGCAGGCCGTTCGGGGAATTGGTGGTCACCACGGGCATCCAATCGACGAGCCGCAATCCCGTGAGGCTCATTTGAAAGGAGGATTCCGAGGGTGCGCCGCCGCCCTGGCCCCAATCGAGGAGCATGGGTTGCGAGAGAGAAGCGCTTGCAACAGGAGCGCCCCCTTGCGTCGCCTCGAATTGGAACGCGCGCACTTCAGCCTGTTTCTTGGCCTGATCCAGCCGGGCTTGATACTTCAGAAGCACGTCCAGCTCCGGCGATTTGAACTGAGCGTGGGACACCGCAAGTTGTTTGCCGCCCAAGAGGCCTTCGATAGAGATCGTCTGGGCACCTTTCGTGATTTCAATCACGTTGGTGGTTTGCAGCGTGAGTTTCCCGAGATCGATCCCGGTCCCCAGGGTGGCCAGCCGGATCACGTCCGGGCCAATGCCCCGCACCTGGACAGCCAGCCTGCCTTCCTGCTCGAAGGACTTGAAAGGGCCGGCGACTTCGATCTCGCCTAGACGGTTTCCGCCGCGGTTGAACTTCAAGGCGAGCTGTTTGATTTCGGACGGAGTCCAATCCAAATTGACCAATCCTTGCAGATCTTTGAGTTCGGCGAAGGCGCCGCCGGCTTCTTCGATCGCCAGCCTGAATTGGCTAGCCTTGGCGCCCGCCAGTTGGAGATCGGGGGAGAGTGAGATTTCCAGAACTGTTTTCAATGCTGCGCGCAGGGATCCGGCGGGGGCATTCGAACCTTGTGCCGGAACGGAAGCAGCCAGTGCGGCTCCGAGATCGACCGAGAGCGCCTGGCCGTTGCGCAGAGCGCCCGTCTTTAGTTCCAGTCCGCCGAGCGAGAATTGCCGTGTCCCTTGAGGGGTTTGCTGGGTGTACTGGAAATCCAGCTTGGAAAGTTGAATTCTGCCAATGTCCAGCTTGGGCGGAGCCGTGGAGGCAGGCGGAGGGGAAGATCCGGAGCCTGGCGCGGATTTCAGGAGGGGGGTCCAATTGCGGGTGCCATCCGCATTTTCCTCGATCCGAATCTTGACGCCTTCGGCGATCGCTTCGGACACCTTGATTTCACCGCCGAGAATCGCGCGCAGGTCGTACTGGGCATGAACCCGATCGGCCTTGAGCAGGGGTTCGGTTCCCACCGTCTTAAGGTTCAATCCTTTGAGAGTCACCTGGGAGAACGGGCTCAGGGCAATTTCTTCTGCATCCACAGTGGCGCCAAGGGCGGCGCTGGCCTTGGGTAAAATGAAGGACTTGAGGAAGCCCGAACTGGTGACCACGAAATAAGCCGCCACCAGAAGCACGGCCACCCCGCCCAAGGAGAAGGCGAGGATCTTGCTCAATTTGCCAGAACGCTTGTTGTCAGACATAAAAACTTTATTTTACTGCTTCAGACCCGGCTGTCAAAGAAAGCGAGACGCGGCTCAGCAGTTCTCATTTCGGTGGGTAGGGCGCGTCACTCCGTGCGCGCCGCCTTTGGAGACACCCGGTTTCGGCGCGCAGCGGAGTGCGCGCCCTACCTTGATCAGTCAACATGAGAACTGCGGGACGCGGCTTGGAGTAGGATTCACCCCGATCAGTCACCCACCCACAGCAGGATGATCGCGCCCAACACAATCCGGTACCAGCCGAATCCGTTGAAAGTATGGCTCTGCACAAACCGTAGCAGCCATTTCACCGCGATGAACGAAACGATCGCCGACACCACGCACCCCAGCGCCAGATGACCCCAGTGCTCAGGAGCCGCGCTGGCATCCAAGTGCCGCACCGCTTTCAGCAATTTGACTCCGCCTGCCGCCATCATCGTCGGGATGCTGACCAAGAAAGTAAACTCGGTCGCCGCCGGACGGCTCAATCCCAGGCACAGCATCGCCAGGATCGTTGTGCCCGATCTCGAAGCCCCGGGGAAAACGGCCGCCAAGACCTGCCCCAAACCGACCGCGATGGCGATGGTCCAGGTGATGTCCTCCCCCAGTTTCTTGTCGCGCACGACATACTCCACCACCAGGAAAAGCACCCCGCCGATCAACAAGGCCCATCCCACCGGTCCCGGCTTTTCGGGCAACTGCAGTCCGCTCTTGTCCAGAAAAAACCCCAGCACCCCGGTGATGAAAAAGGCCAGCCCGACCTTGAACAGATAATCACGCGTGGCGGGCTCGCGTCCCTTGGTGAGGAAGGAAAGGATCCTCCCGCGAAAAAGGGGCAGCACCGCCATCACAGCCGCCGTTTGAATCAAGATGTTGAACAAGTCGGACTGGCGCGGCAGCCAGCGCTGAGCGATGAGCAAATGTCCGGTCGAGGATATCGGGAGGAATTCGGTGATGCCTTCGATGATCCCCAGCAACACGATCGACAACCAATCTGGCATGCGCGGGTTAGACTCGAAGCCAACCCGGGAGTCAATCTTGCCGTGAGCGCCGCCTTCCGGTAGCAACAGGCATGCACTACCTCCGGCGGCTCATGACCACCTTGGCTTGCTTGTGGATCCCCCACGTCCTTCTCGCCGACGGACCGGCGGACAACCTGCCGGACAAGGTCCGGCGCATCCCCCCTCCAGGCCTGGAATTGACCCGTTTTCAAAAGACGGAGCTGCAGGCCGTCCTCGGCGAATTCGACCGCGATCTGAACTTCGCGCGCAAGGAACTTGAAAAATCTCCCGCGTTGCTGTCGCTGCTTCCCGACGTCGAGGTCTTCGTCAAGGCCGCGGGCGACGCGCTGCAGCACGGCGAGTTCTTCAAAACCAACGAGGTCAGGGAGGCGCACGACGCGCTCCTCATCGCGCGCGACCGGCTCGCCCAATTGCGCCAGGGCCGCGCTCCCTGGACCCAGGCGACCGGCCTCGTCGTGCGCGGTTACCGTTCCGCCATCGACGGATCGGTCCAGCCTTACGGACTCGTGGTCCCTCAGGTGCCGGTGACGCCCTGGCGGCTGGACTTCTGGTTTCACGGGCGCGGTGAAACGCTTTCCGAGCTG
The genomic region above belongs to Verrucomicrobiota bacterium and contains:
- a CDS encoding TIM barrel protein, coding for MPKLAAFPKAFLDPLVVDRSMTVRQWIEMAATLPIDGLEFYSGFWELEDRSFWPVARRMAEDRGLSIPMLCCSPDFTHPNPAFRREQVRKEIGWIEMCAALGGSFCRVLSGQRRPEVSREDGLRYASEAIAECLTAAEACGVTLVLENHYKDNYWQFPEFAQRMEVFCELVHRVRSPRFGVNFDPSNTLLAGEDPLELLESVLDRVVTMHASDRYLAEGTLEDLRREEDSVGYARRLRHGEIGKGLNDYDAIFSRLSGAGFNGWISIEDGVDGMEQLQRSAHFLRDKMARYWPGQG
- a CDS encoding undecaprenyl-diphosphate phosphatase produces the protein MPDWLSIVLLGIIEGITEFLPISSTGHLLIAQRWLPRQSDLFNILIQTAAVMAVLPLFRGRILSFLTKGREPATRDYLFKVGLAFFITGVLGFFLDKSGLQLPEKPGPVGWALLIGGVLFLVVEYVVRDKKLGEDITWTIAIAVGLGQVLAAVFPGASRSGTTILAMLCLGLSRPAATEFTFLVSIPTMMAAGGVKLLKAVRHLDASAAPEHWGHLALGCVVSAIVSFIAVKWLLRFVQSHTFNGFGWYRIVLGAIILLWVGD